In Rhizobiales bacterium NRL2, a genomic segment contains:
- a CDS encoding ABC transporter substrate-binding protein has product MRNMLLAGAAALALGVGTASAKDMTFAFQGDANSMDPYNLNETFTLGFMGNMYEGLVRRGANLEIEPALAESWEIIEPTRWRFHLRKGVKFHDGRDFTADDVVFSADRVRGEGSDLKTRLAGVAEVIKVDDYTVDFVTDEPNPILHFEWETWGIMSKGWAEENGAVTAQSATGDQENHATRNANGTGPFRLVSREADVETVAEANPDWWDNANKSHNLTKVTLKPIGSDATRVAALLSGQVDMAYPIPVQDMNRVDGNDGTSMLVGPELRTIFLGMDQHRDELLYSSVKGKNPFKDVRVRQAFHHAINADAIKQKVMRGLSEPSALMVAPGINGSDPSFERLPYDPDRSRALLTEAGYPDGFEVGMDCPNDRYVNDEAICQAVVSMLAQVGVKVNLLAQPKALYFKKILAPSLDTSFYLLGWTPGSFDSWNALYNLHGCYNEETGNGKFNLGRYCNEEVDALTAKILSETDAEKRNAMIKQAWTITTDEVAYLPLHQQALAWGVRKGVNVKQRADNQFSWRHVTID; this is encoded by the coding sequence ATGCGGAACATGCTTCTGGCCGGTGCTGCGGCGCTGGCGCTGGGCGTGGGGACGGCGTCGGCGAAGGACATGACCTTCGCATTCCAGGGCGACGCCAACTCGATGGACCCCTACAACCTCAACGAGACCTTCACCCTCGGCTTCATGGGCAACATGTACGAGGGCCTGGTCCGGCGCGGCGCCAATCTGGAGATCGAACCGGCCCTGGCCGAAAGCTGGGAGATCATCGAGCCGACGCGCTGGCGCTTCCACCTGCGCAAGGGCGTGAAGTTCCATGACGGCCGCGACTTCACCGCCGACGACGTGGTCTTCTCCGCCGATCGCGTCCGCGGCGAGGGCTCGGACCTCAAGACCCGTCTTGCCGGCGTTGCCGAGGTGATCAAGGTCGACGACTACACGGTCGATTTCGTCACCGACGAGCCGAACCCGATCCTGCACTTCGAGTGGGAAACCTGGGGCATCATGTCGAAAGGCTGGGCCGAGGAGAACGGCGCCGTCACCGCCCAGTCGGCGACCGGCGACCAGGAGAACCACGCCACCCGCAATGCCAACGGCACCGGCCCGTTCAGGCTGGTCAGCCGCGAGGCCGACGTCGAGACCGTGGCGGAAGCCAATCCGGACTGGTGGGACAACGCGAACAAGTCGCACAACCTGACCAAGGTGACGCTGAAGCCGATCGGCTCGGACGCGACCCGGGTCGCGGCCCTGCTCTCGGGCCAAGTGGACATGGCTTATCCGATTCCGGTGCAGGACATGAACCGCGTCGATGGCAATGACGGCACCTCCATGCTGGTGGGACCGGAACTGCGCACGATCTTCCTGGGCATGGACCAGCACCGCGACGAACTGCTGTACTCCAGCGTCAAGGGCAAGAACCCCTTCAAGGACGTCCGCGTGCGGCAGGCCTTCCATCACGCGATCAACGCCGACGCGATCAAGCAGAAGGTGATGCGCGGTCTCTCCGAGCCGAGCGCGCTGATGGTGGCGCCGGGCATCAACGGCTCCGACCCGTCCTTCGAGCGTCTGCCCTACGACCCGGACAGGTCCAGGGCGCTGCTGACCGAAGCCGGCTATCCGGATGGCTTCGAGGTCGGCATGGACTGCCCGAACGACCGCTACGTCAATGACGAAGCGATCTGCCAGGCCGTCGTCTCCATGCTGGCGCAGGTGGGCGTGAAGGTGAACCTGCTGGCACAGCCGAAGGCGCTCTACTTCAAGAAGATTCTGGCGCCGAGCCTCGACACGTCGTTCTACCTGCTGGGCTGGACGCCGGGTTCCTTCGACAGCTGGAATGCGCTCTACAACCTGCATGGCTGCTACAACGAGGAAACCGGCAACGGCAAGTTCAACCTCGGCCGCTACTGCAACGAGGAAGTGGACGCTCTGACCGCGAAGATCCTGTCGGAAACCGACGCGGAGAAGCGCAACGCCATGATCAAGCAGGCCTGGACGATCACCACCGACGAGGTGGCGTATCTTCCGCTGCATCAGCAGGCTCTGGCCTGGGGCGTGCGAAAGGGCGTCAACGTCAAGCAGCGCGCCGACAACCAGTTCTCGTGGCGCCACGTCACGATCGACTGA
- a CDS encoding hemolysin, which yields MTAGRERADRLLVDLGLADSRARARALILDGKVRADGQPVAKPGQMLARAAHVELTKPDHPWVSRGGLKLEAALEHFQIDPAGKVALDLGASTGGFTDVLLARGAARVYAVDVGHGQLHPRLAADPRVISLEGVNARALDRGLIPEPPGLVVCDVSFIGIRTALPAALALAAPGAALVALIKPQFEAGPESVGKGGVVRDEAVRRRTVDAVVDWLEGDPGWRAAGVTDSPVAGSDGNREYLLAAFAPE from the coding sequence GTGACCGCCGGCCGCGAGCGCGCGGACCGGCTGCTGGTCGATCTCGGTCTGGCCGACAGCCGGGCGCGCGCCCGGGCCCTGATCCTGGACGGCAAGGTCCGCGCCGACGGCCAACCTGTCGCCAAACCAGGGCAGATGCTGGCGCGGGCGGCGCATGTGGAACTGACGAAACCGGACCATCCCTGGGTCAGCCGGGGCGGCCTGAAGCTCGAGGCGGCGCTGGAGCATTTCCAGATCGATCCGGCCGGGAAGGTGGCGCTCGATCTTGGGGCTTCCACCGGCGGCTTCACCGATGTTCTGCTGGCCCGCGGTGCGGCCCGCGTCTACGCCGTGGACGTGGGTCACGGCCAGCTCCATCCGCGCCTGGCGGCGGATCCGCGGGTGATCTCCCTGGAAGGCGTCAACGCCCGCGCGCTCGATCGCGGGCTGATCCCCGAGCCGCCCGGACTCGTCGTCTGCGACGTCAGCTTCATCGGTATCAGGACCGCGTTGCCCGCAGCCCTGGCTCTGGCGGCGCCGGGGGCGGCCCTCGTGGCGCTGATCAAGCCGCAGTTCGAGGCCGGCCCGGAGAGCGTCGGCAAGGGCGGCGTGGTCCGAGACGAGGCGGTCCGGCGTCGGACGGTCGACGCCGTCGTCGACTGGCTGGAAGGGGATCCGGGCTGGCGGGCCGCGGGCGTGACCGACAGTCCCGTTGCGGGCTCGGACGGCAATCGGGAATATCTGCTCGCAGCATTCGCACCGGAGTAG
- a CDS encoding C4-dicarboxylate ABC transporter permease → MDPLTIGVLGMAVLAVLIVIGMRVVFATALVGLLGLVAIFYVKPNFDLLRAFEVAGGIAGQTPHSKAVAYPLSVLPMFILIGFLAFYAGITKAVFEAARRWIGWVPGGLAVASVFATAGFAAVSGASTSTAAVFARIAIPEMLKNGYDRRLAAGVVAAGGTLASLIPPSAILVLYAIIVEESVGALLLAGFLPGIFSAVIYAMLIVFRAWRNPELGRPIKGFTWAQRFESVPGTFPILLVMAIIIGGIYFGLATPTEAGALGAFVVFVMAIFRGMKWDSLKDALLETAKLTVMIFSIIWGVLIFVRFLGFAGLPNAFANWIVNLPLDPWVVMILILLAYAVLGMFMDAIGMLLLTLPVVYPAVIKLGPELGFESATEVSIWFGIIVVKMVEICLITPPIGLNCYVVNGVRPDIPLSDIFRGIGPFFIADVLTVAGLVMFPAIITWLPAQM, encoded by the coding sequence TTGGATCCGTTGACAATCGGCGTGCTGGGCATGGCCGTTCTGGCCGTGCTCATCGTCATCGGCATGCGCGTGGTCTTCGCCACCGCGCTCGTCGGTCTGCTCGGCCTCGTGGCGATCTTCTACGTGAAACCCAATTTCGATCTGCTGCGCGCCTTCGAGGTCGCCGGCGGCATCGCGGGCCAGACGCCGCATTCGAAGGCGGTGGCCTATCCGCTGAGCGTCCTGCCCATGTTCATCCTGATCGGCTTCCTGGCCTTCTACGCCGGCATCACCAAGGCGGTGTTCGAAGCGGCCCGGCGCTGGATCGGCTGGGTGCCGGGCGGCCTCGCCGTGGCCAGCGTCTTCGCCACCGCCGGCTTCGCCGCCGTCTCCGGCGCGTCGACATCCACCGCGGCGGTCTTCGCGCGCATCGCCATTCCGGAAATGCTGAAGAACGGCTACGACCGGCGACTGGCCGCCGGCGTGGTCGCCGCGGGCGGCACGCTGGCGTCGCTCATTCCGCCCAGCGCGATCCTGGTGCTCTACGCCATCATCGTCGAGGAATCGGTTGGCGCGCTGCTGCTGGCGGGCTTTCTGCCCGGCATCTTCTCGGCGGTCATCTACGCCATGCTGATCGTCTTCCGCGCCTGGCGCAATCCGGAACTCGGCCGGCCGATCAAGGGCTTCACCTGGGCCCAGCGCTTCGAGTCGGTGCCCGGCACCTTTCCGATCCTGCTTGTCATGGCGATCATCATCGGCGGCATCTATTTCGGTCTGGCGACGCCGACCGAGGCCGGCGCGCTCGGCGCCTTCGTCGTCTTCGTGATGGCGATCTTCCGCGGCATGAAATGGGACAGCCTGAAGGACGCCCTGCTGGAGACGGCCAAGCTCACGGTGATGATCTTCTCGATCATCTGGGGCGTGCTGATCTTCGTGCGCTTCCTGGGCTTCGCGGGTCTGCCCAACGCCTTCGCCAACTGGATCGTCAACCTGCCGCTCGACCCGTGGGTGGTGATGATCCTGATCCTGCTGGCCTACGCCGTGCTCGGCATGTTCATGGACGCCATCGGCATGCTGCTGCTGACCCTGCCGGTGGTCTATCCGGCGGTGATCAAGCTGGGCCCGGAACTGGGCTTCGAGAGCGCCACGGAAGTCTCGATCTGGTTCGGCATCATCGTCGTCAAGATGGTCGAGATCTGTCTGATAACGCCACCGATCGGACTGAACTGCTATGTCGTCAACGGCGTCAGACCGGATATTCCGCTATCCGACATCTTCCGCGGCATCGGGCCCTTCTTCATCGCTGACGTCCTGACCGTCGCCGGACTGGTGATGTTCCCCGCGATCATCACCTGGCTGCCGGCCCAGATGTGA
- a CDS encoding C4-dicarboxylate ABC transporter substrate-binding protein: MLHRTLTGLAVAAATTFAFAGAAWSADDMVDGPAVTWNHSLWGKPRAFTMGLEHLSDELARRTGGKFEYNLNYGGLSKPKENLDGIEIGAFEAANFCNFYSPDRTPSAMIFSLPFLPIGDWEVRIKASDAYYQHPAVKKEMAGMNAMIYMAGVLPQYEFLGRGEPPRKLEDWNGKKVRAGGGVADAMSKLGATLMTVPATEVYTLLERGTVDAVSFPYSYAHAAYKVHEVADWFTGNFQPGTADCPTVFNIDAWNALPKQYQDLLMELKWEVYEKQKAAYLAADEVNIPMFQKQLTEVRFTEDELAEFRKQIGVPIWQESFVDRYADRLPTQELLDFLLAEAEKVRGGS, translated from the coding sequence ATGCTTCATCGTACCTTGACGGGTCTTGCGGTCGCCGCCGCGACGACCTTCGCCTTCGCGGGCGCGGCCTGGTCGGCCGACGACATGGTCGACGGTCCGGCCGTCACCTGGAACCATTCGCTCTGGGGCAAGCCCCGCGCCTTCACCATGGGTCTCGAACACCTGTCGGATGAACTCGCGCGCCGCACCGGCGGCAAGTTCGAGTACAACCTGAACTATGGCGGCCTCTCGAAGCCGAAGGAGAATCTCGACGGTATCGAGATCGGGGCCTTCGAGGCCGCGAACTTCTGCAATTTCTACAGCCCGGACCGCACCCCGTCGGCCATGATCTTCTCCTTGCCCTTCCTGCCGATCGGCGACTGGGAAGTGCGGATCAAGGCTTCGGACGCCTACTACCAGCATCCGGCCGTGAAGAAGGAAATGGCCGGCATGAACGCCATGATCTACATGGCCGGCGTGCTGCCCCAGTACGAGTTCCTCGGCCGCGGCGAGCCGCCCCGGAAGCTGGAGGACTGGAACGGCAAGAAGGTGCGTGCGGGCGGCGGTGTCGCCGACGCGATGTCGAAGCTCGGCGCCACGCTGATGACCGTGCCGGCGACCGAAGTCTACACCCTGCTGGAACGCGGCACCGTGGACGCGGTTTCGTTCCCGTATTCCTACGCCCATGCCGCCTACAAGGTGCATGAGGTCGCCGACTGGTTCACCGGCAACTTCCAGCCCGGCACCGCGGACTGCCCGACGGTCTTCAACATCGACGCCTGGAACGCCCTGCCGAAGCAGTACCAGGATCTGCTGATGGAGCTGAAGTGGGAGGTCTACGAGAAGCAGAAGGCCGCCTACCTCGCCGCCGACGAAGTGAACATTCCGATGTTCCAGAAGCAGCTGACCGAGGTCCGCTTCACCGAGGACGAGCTGGCCGAGTTCCGCAAGCAGATCGGCGTGCCGATCTGGCAGGAAAGCTTCGTGGATCGCTATGCCGACCGTCTGCCGACGCAGGAACTGCTCGACTTCCTGCTGGCGGAAGCCGAGAAGGTGCGCGGCGGCTCCTGA
- a CDS encoding methylmalonyl-CoA carboxyltransferase: MQDIVRMLEEKRAKARLGGGEKRIEAQHGRGKLTARERIELLLDEGSFEEWDMFVEHRCTDFGMAENKVPGDGVVTGYGTVNGRLVFVFSQDFTVFGGALSEMHARKICKVMDKAMQVGAPVIGINDSGGARIQEGIDSLAGYADVFQRNVLASGVVPQISMIMGPCAGGAVYSPAMTDFIFMVKDTSYMFVTGPDVVKTVTAETVTAEELGGAVTHTTKSSVADLAFENDVQAIAQTRRFIDFLPASNRQEPPHRPTFDDPERQEHSLDTLVPQNPNKPYDMMELIEKVVDEGDFFEIQPGFAKNIICGFGRMEGHTVGVVANQPMVLAGCLDIDSAKKAARFVRFCDCFNIPIVTFVDVPGFLPGTTQEFGGIIKHGAKLLFAYAEATVPKVTVITRKAYGGAYDVMSSKHLRGDVNMAWPNAEIAVMGAKGAVEIIFRADIGNEEKIAARTEEYRQTFANPFIAGARGFIDDVIMPHNTRFRIIKSLRMLKSKKLENPWKKHDNIPL; encoded by the coding sequence ATGCAGGACATCGTACGGATGCTGGAAGAGAAGCGCGCCAAGGCGCGCCTGGGCGGGGGCGAGAAGCGCATCGAGGCGCAGCACGGCCGCGGCAAGCTGACCGCGCGCGAGCGCATCGAACTGCTGCTGGACGAGGGCTCGTTCGAGGAATGGGACATGTTCGTCGAGCACCGCTGCACCGATTTCGGCATGGCCGAGAACAAGGTGCCGGGCGACGGCGTGGTCACCGGCTACGGCACGGTCAACGGCCGGCTGGTCTTCGTCTTCAGCCAGGATTTCACCGTCTTCGGCGGCGCGCTGTCGGAGATGCACGCGCGCAAGATCTGCAAGGTCATGGACAAGGCGATGCAGGTCGGCGCGCCGGTCATCGGCATCAACGATTCGGGCGGCGCCCGCATCCAGGAGGGTATCGACAGCCTGGCCGGCTATGCCGACGTCTTCCAGCGCAACGTGCTGGCCTCGGGTGTGGTGCCGCAGATCTCCATGATCATGGGCCCCTGCGCCGGCGGGGCGGTCTACAGCCCGGCGATGACCGACTTCATCTTCATGGTCAAGGACACCTCCTACATGTTCGTGACCGGTCCGGACGTGGTGAAGACGGTCACGGCCGAAACCGTCACGGCGGAGGAGCTTGGCGGCGCGGTGACCCACACGACGAAGTCCTCGGTCGCCGACCTGGCCTTCGAGAACGATGTCCAGGCCATCGCCCAGACCCGGCGCTTCATCGATTTCCTGCCCGCCTCCAACCGGCAGGAGCCGCCGCACCGGCCCACTTTCGACGACCCGGAGCGCCAGGAGCATTCGCTGGACACCCTGGTGCCGCAGAATCCGAACAAGCCCTACGACATGATGGAACTGATCGAGAAGGTCGTGGACGAGGGCGACTTCTTCGAGATCCAGCCGGGATTCGCCAAGAACATCATCTGCGGTTTCGGCCGCATGGAAGGGCACACCGTGGGCGTCGTCGCCAACCAGCCGATGGTGCTCGCCGGCTGTCTGGACATCGACAGCGCGAAGAAGGCGGCGCGGTTCGTGCGCTTCTGCGACTGCTTCAACATCCCGATCGTCACCTTCGTCGACGTGCCGGGCTTCCTGCCGGGCACGACCCAGGAATTCGGCGGCATCATCAAGCACGGCGCCAAGCTGCTGTTCGCCTATGCCGAGGCGACGGTGCCGAAGGTCACGGTGATCACGCGCAAGGCCTATGGCGGCGCCTATGACGTCATGAGCTCCAAGCATCTGCGCGGCGACGTCAACATGGCCTGGCCGAACGCGGAGATCGCGGTGATGGGCGCCAAGGGGGCGGTGGAGATCATCTTCCGCGCCGACATCGGCAACGAGGAGAAGATCGCGGCGCGTACCGAGGAGTACCGCCAGACCTTCGCCAACCCCTTCATCGCCGGCGCGCGGGGCTTCATCGACGACGTCATCATGCCCCACAACACCCGCTTCCGGATCATCAAGTCGCTTCGGATGCTGAAGTCGAAGAAACTCGAGAACCCCTGGAAGAAGCACGACAACATCCCGCTCTGA
- a CDS encoding NADPH-dependent 7-cyano-7-deazaguanine reductase QueF (NADPH-dependent; catalyzes the reduction of 7-cyano-7-deazaguanine to 7-aminomethyl-7-deazaguanine in queuosine biosynthesis), with the protein MNDAVKYLGKQSAVPESPGEAVLDAVPDPHPDAKYVVRFTAPEFTSLCPVTGQPDFARLVIDYVPAGRIVESKSLKLFLGSFRNHGAFHEDCTVTIAKRIVAAIGPDWLRIAGYWYPRGGIPIDVFYQTGEPPAGVWLPEPGVETYRGR; encoded by the coding sequence ATGAATGATGCGGTAAAATATCTCGGAAAGCAGAGCGCCGTGCCGGAGAGCCCCGGGGAAGCGGTGCTGGACGCCGTGCCCGATCCGCATCCGGACGCCAAGTACGTGGTGCGGTTCACCGCACCGGAGTTCACCTCGCTCTGCCCGGTCACGGGCCAGCCGGACTTCGCGCGGCTGGTCATCGACTACGTGCCGGCCGGCCGCATCGTCGAGAGCAAGAGCCTGAAACTGTTCCTGGGGTCGTTCCGCAATCACGGCGCCTTCCACGAGGACTGCACGGTGACGATCGCGAAGCGGATCGTGGCGGCGATCGGGCCGGACTGGCTCAGGATCGCCGGATACTGGTACCCGCGCGGCGGGATACCGATCGACGTCTTCTATCAGACGGGAGAGCCGCCGGCAGGAGTCTGGCTGCCCGAACCGGGCGTCGAGACCTATCGCGGGCGGTAG
- a CDS encoding flagellin produces MLSVNTNTGAMLALQQLNATNRDLSEVQTRINTGLKIAGPKDDGAVFAIAQNMRGEIAGFEAVKTALDNAVSVIDVGLAAGQSVSDLLIEMKEKAVAALDQSLETSSRNALQNDFAALRDQIATIVGNAEFNGFNALDGSVSSMSVLANPDGDTITVTAQNMTTGTAGLTLSALSLSTATNAAAARSGIDAAIDAANQQLAVLGTRAKTLDIHTNFVDKLIDSLNTGVGNLVDADLAKESARLQALQIKQQLGTQALSIANQAPQSILSLFG; encoded by the coding sequence ATGCTTTCGGTAAACACCAATACGGGCGCGATGCTGGCCTTGCAGCAGCTCAATGCGACCAACAGGGATCTTTCCGAGGTCCAGACCCGGATCAACACCGGCCTGAAGATCGCCGGTCCCAAGGACGATGGCGCCGTCTTCGCCATCGCGCAGAACATGCGCGGCGAGATCGCCGGCTTCGAGGCCGTGAAGACGGCCCTCGACAACGCGGTCAGCGTCATCGATGTGGGTCTGGCCGCCGGCCAGTCCGTTTCGGATCTGCTGATCGAGATGAAGGAGAAGGCCGTCGCGGCCCTCGATCAGTCGCTCGAGACCTCCAGCCGCAATGCGCTGCAGAATGACTTTGCCGCGCTGCGCGACCAGATCGCGACCATCGTCGGCAACGCGGAGTTCAACGGCTTCAACGCCCTGGACGGTTCCGTCAGCTCCATGTCGGTGCTGGCCAATCCGGACGGCGACACCATCACGGTGACGGCGCAGAACATGACCACGGGGACGGCCGGACTGACGCTGAGCGCGCTCAGCCTGTCCACGGCGACGAACGCCGCCGCCGCCCGCTCTGGCATCGATGCGGCGATCGACGCCGCCAACCAGCAGCTCGCGGTGCTCGGCACCCGGGCCAAGACGCTGGATATCCACACCAACTTCGTCGACAAGCTGATCGACAGCCTGAACACCGGCGTCGGCAACCTGGTGGACGCGGACCTGGCCAAGGAAAGCGCCCGATTGCAGGCGCTGCAGATCAAGCAGCAGCTCGGCACCCAAGCGCTTTCGATCGCCAACCAGGCGCCGCAGTCGATCCTCTCGCTGTTCGGCTAG